One segment of Paenibacillus sp. FSL R7-0337 DNA contains the following:
- a CDS encoding FtsK/SpoIIIE domain-containing protein has protein sequence MSTPDPPSKESFGQFVNRLTVLAALGSVVVLFLEPAPELSQLAQTVLRYAVTLWLGIVGVPYIARVAWKHRKRLWPGIIHLRQMIRNGERRPGPSSADISLSKLPNAGGVESMPSASERGEPNHRPFVLANEQSVQSGPYALFPPNPRPHSSSTLSAEQASELIFNTVQLAGLKMEEPPEILSIDAGPTLQTISFRLPARLQLSDLVKKRDDLANHIGHDRSFAVTSSPFSSAAAFILPHAERAFVYMSDMVQDLKVFAQTAQLPMVFGKDMEGKPILVDLAKLPHLLVAGATGSGKSVFINGLLTSLASTRSPQQVQFLLIDPKMVEFTMYTGLPHLISPPVTDPKRAALTLKKLVVEMEKRYKHFAEAGVRNLLQYNRNHPQDQMPYIVTVMDEYADLMVIARADVEETVQRLTQMGRAAGLHLILGTQRPSVDVVTGVIKSNLPSRVAFHLLSVYDFKTVMDTGGPHLLGGGDGICMLNGGGQKRFQSAAISADDDETTRYIEELKRYWLNEVRLRKVDPEIRVDGDSSLLSEIDDEEVHEPIGGEDETVGPSPLSVAPLVEWTDVEEEELPPINESVYDQVIRLAREHHGVSGRLLQHALNVDYVTAATYVEQLSKEGKVALEYDTETGLKPWLADTKESDEELLLRVQRMICETRSTRSTDIQQALGIRKEKVLQLLSQLVKIDFLLPPTSTKGGYTLAWADEQIERFLFHEKE, from the coding sequence GTGAGCACTCCAGATCCACCGTCAAAAGAATCTTTTGGACAGTTCGTGAATCGCCTGACCGTCCTGGCTGCGCTGGGAAGTGTAGTCGTATTGTTTCTGGAGCCAGCGCCAGAACTCAGCCAATTGGCACAAACGGTGCTCCGGTATGCCGTCACATTATGGTTGGGCATTGTGGGTGTACCTTATATTGCGCGAGTGGCTTGGAAGCATCGGAAACGCTTGTGGCCAGGGATTATCCATTTGCGGCAAATGATCCGAAACGGGGAAAGGAGACCGGGTCCATCGTCAGCAGATATTTCGCTGAGCAAGCTGCCGAATGCCGGGGGTGTGGAATCTATGCCTTCCGCATCTGAGCGGGGAGAACCCAATCATAGGCCGTTTGTGCTTGCAAATGAACAGAGTGTTCAATCAGGACCCTATGCGCTATTCCCGCCGAATCCTCGGCCTCATTCTTCTTCTACATTATCGGCAGAGCAGGCATCGGAGCTCATCTTCAATACCGTACAACTGGCGGGGTTAAAAATGGAGGAACCGCCAGAAATTCTGTCCATCGATGCCGGTCCAACGCTACAAACCATTTCCTTTCGATTACCGGCCCGGCTGCAGCTCAGTGACCTCGTGAAGAAAAGAGATGATCTGGCGAACCATATCGGTCATGACCGGAGTTTCGCGGTGACCTCATCCCCGTTTTCAAGCGCAGCAGCCTTTATATTGCCTCATGCGGAACGGGCATTTGTATATATGAGTGACATGGTACAGGACCTGAAGGTGTTTGCTCAAACAGCTCAACTGCCTATGGTGTTCGGGAAGGATATGGAGGGCAAACCGATACTGGTGGACTTAGCCAAATTACCGCATTTGCTTGTGGCAGGTGCTACCGGCTCCGGGAAATCTGTTTTTATTAATGGGCTGCTAACTTCATTAGCTTCTACGCGTTCACCCCAGCAAGTCCAGTTTCTGCTCATTGATCCGAAGATGGTCGAGTTTACGATGTATACCGGCTTGCCGCATCTGATCTCCCCGCCAGTCACTGACCCGAAACGGGCCGCATTGACGCTCAAGAAGCTAGTGGTGGAGATGGAAAAGCGCTATAAGCATTTTGCGGAAGCCGGTGTACGGAACTTGCTGCAGTATAACCGGAATCATCCCCAGGATCAGATGCCGTATATCGTGACCGTAATGGATGAATACGCCGACCTGATGGTCATTGCCCGTGCGGATGTGGAAGAAACCGTGCAACGCCTGACCCAAATGGGACGAGCTGCGGGTCTCCATCTCATTTTGGGAACCCAGCGCCCCAGTGTGGATGTTGTGACAGGCGTGATTAAATCGAACCTGCCGTCCCGGGTCGCTTTTCATTTGCTGAGTGTCTATGACTTCAAAACCGTCATGGATACAGGTGGTCCGCATTTGCTCGGTGGCGGGGATGGAATCTGCATGCTGAACGGTGGCGGACAGAAGAGGTTCCAATCGGCGGCGATTAGCGCGGATGATGATGAGACGACTAGGTACATTGAAGAGTTGAAACGCTATTGGTTGAATGAAGTGCGGCTACGGAAAGTAGATCCAGAAATAAGGGTGGATGGGGATTCTTCTTTGCTTAGTGAAATAGACGATGAGGAAGTCCATGAGCCAATAGGTGGTGAGGATGAAACTGTCGGACCATCACCACTAAGCGTGGCTCCATTAGTGGAGTGGACAGATGTGGAGGAAGAGGAATTGCCACCAATAAATGAGAGTGTGTACGATCAGGTCATTCGGTTGGCGCGGGAGCATCATGGTGTATCTGGAAGACTACTGCAGCATGCGCTGAATGTTGATTATGTGACGGCAGCTACTTATGTGGAACAACTCAGCAAAGAAGGAAAGGTGGCACTTGAGTATGATACGGAGACGGGGTTGAAGCCTTGGCTGGCAGATACCAAAGAGAGTGATGAAGAATTACTGCTTCGGGTTCAGCGGATGATTTGTGAGACGAGATCCACCCGTTCAACCGATATTCAGCAAGCCCTTGGGATTCGCAAGGAAAAGGTATTGCAACTGTTGAGCCAACTGGTGAAGATTGATTTTTTACTCCCTCCGACAAGTACCAAAGGAGGGTATACGCTAGCTTGGGCTGATGAGCAAATTGAACGATTTTTATTCCATGAGAAGGAATAA
- a CDS encoding metalloregulator ArsR/SmtB family transcription factor, with amino-acid sequence MNNEQSHYDAVKIFKALGEPTRLNIVKLLSKHKELCCTELGEHLDFKGSTLSHHLKQLVDCGVLRLSRKEGTYHFYQLNQETLKRHVVIAED; translated from the coding sequence ATGAATAATGAGCAGTCACATTATGATGCAGTAAAAATATTCAAAGCACTCGGGGAACCAACCCGGTTAAATATTGTAAAACTCTTAAGCAAGCATAAAGAATTATGCTGTACTGAGCTTGGGGAACATCTGGATTTTAAAGGCTCCACTCTTTCGCACCATTTGAAACAGCTTGTCGACTGCGGGGTATTAAGGCTGTCACGCAAAGAAGGGACCTATCACTTTTATCAACTCAATCAGGAAACATTAAAGCGTCACGTTGTGATTGCGGAAGATTGA